A genomic window from Glycine soja cultivar W05 chromosome 10, ASM419377v2, whole genome shotgun sequence includes:
- the LOC114372642 gene encoding mitogen-activated protein kinase kinase kinase NPK1-like — MQDFLGSLRRSLVFRPGGDDSPFAGIANKLGSAIRKSRTALEPPPPIRWRKGELMGSGAFGHVYMGMNLDSGELIAIKQVLIAPGSAFKENTQANIQELEEEIKLLKNLKHPNIVRYLGTAREEDSLNILLEFVPGGSISSLLGKFGSFPESVIKMYTKQLLLGLEYLHSNGIIHRDIKGANILVDNKGCIKLADFGASKKVVELATINGAKSMKGTPHWMSPEVILQTGHTISTDIWSVACTVIEMATGKPPWSQQYPQEVSAIFYIGTTKSHPPIPEHLSAEAKDFLLKCFHKEPNLRPSASELLQHSFITCDYHGSHSILRSSIRDSCNKMATYGMNSRNFLDSVQGSTCTGLKDVCQIDSIRFSTVYHKADSYQRASNNDDDMCQMDEDDFFIDSSVKSKSLLASDDIKSFNPMCKPLDGRPFNFDETQYLEKRRPNLPFSSEPLGTEDDDEVTESKIRAFLDDKALELKKLQTPLYEEFRNISNAAIAPAPIEVAKIKVMSDVSNVTSSIGRSASQAWRRFSMVGSANVASPGSHTKYRSNLSGAHCRPLQEIQPSELNESEETLHDAELESSNVSSSFSERQRKWKEELVEELDWKREMMRQAGIGGKITSPKGDGKF; from the exons ATGCAAGACTTTTTGGGCTCCCTTCGCCGCTCCTTGGTTTTCCGACCCGGCGGTGACGATTCCCCTTTTGCCGGAATCGCCAACAAGCTCGGCTCCGCCATTCGCAAATCACGAACCGCACTCGAACCTCCTCCTCCGATACGGTGGCGCAAGGGCGAGTTGATGGGTTCGGGCGCCTTCGGTCACGTCTACATGGGAATGAACCTCGACTCCGGGGAGCTTATTGCCATCAAACAG GTTTTAATTGCACCTGGTAGCGCATTCAAGGAGAATACACAG GCTAATATTCAGGAGCTCGAAGAAGAAATCAAGCTTCTCAAGAATCTTAAGCATCCAAATATTGTT agATACTTGGGAACCGCTAGAGAGGAGGATTCCTTAAATATTCTGCTGGAGTTTGTTCCTGGTGGATCTATCTCATCGCTCTTGGGGAAATTTGGATCCTTCCCTGAATCC GTTATAAAAATGTATACAAAACAGCTTTTACTGGGCCTTGAATATCTTCACAGTAACGGGATTATTCACAGGGATATTAAG GGTGCCAACATTCTAGTTGATAACAAAGGGTGCATTAAACTCGCTGACTTTGGTGCATCCAAGAAAGTTGTTGAACTG GCTACCATCAACGGTGCAAAGTCAATGAAGGGTACACCACATTGGATGTCTCCTGAAGTTATTTTACAGACAGGACATACAAT CTCTACTGATATATGGAGTGTTGCATGCACTGTGATAGAGATGGCCACAGGAAAGCCTCCATGGAGTCAACAGTATCCCCAGGAG GTGTCAGCTATTTTCTATATTGGGACAACTAAATCTCATCCACCCATACCTGAACATCTGTCTGCTGAGGCAAAGGACTTTTTGCTGAAATGCTTCCACAA GGAACCAAATTTAAGGCCTTCTGCATCAGAATTGTTACAG CATTCGTTCATCACCTGTGACTATCATGGATCTCATTCAATATTACGCAGTTCAATCAGG GACTCTTGCAATAAGATGGCAACCTATGGAATGAACTCTAGAAACTT CTTGGATTCTGTCCAGGGATCAACTTGCACGGGCTTAAAGGATGTTTGTCAGATAGATAGCATACGGTTCTCAACTGTATATCATAAAGCGGATTCCTACCAGAGAGCAagcaacaatgatgatgacaTGTGTCAGATGGATGAAGATGATTTTTTCATTGATTCATCAGTAAAATCTAAATCTCTATTGGCTTCTGATGATATAAAG AGTTTCAATCCTATGTGCAAACCTTTGGATGGCCGGCCTTTCAATTTTGATGAAACCCAATATTTGGAGAAAAGAAGACCAAACTTGCCATTTTCAAGTGAGCCTCTAGGAactgaagatgatgatgaagttACTGAGTCTAAAATTAGAGCCTTCCTGGATGATAAG GCCCTTGAACTGAAGAAGCTCCAAACACCTCTTTATGAAGAATTCCGTAACATATCAAATGCAGCCATTGCTCCAGCTCCCATTGAAGTTGCAAAGATTAAAGTTATGTCGGATGTCTCAAATGTAACATCATCAATAGGCAGGTCTGCTAGTCAGGCTTGGAGACGATTCTCTATGGTTGGCAGTGCTAATGTTGCAAGCCCCGGGAGTCATACGAAATACCGATCAAATCTTAGTGGTGCTCACTGTCGACCTTTGCAGGAAATTCAGCCATCTGAGCTTAATGAATCAGAGGAGACTCTTCATGATGCTGAGCTGGAATCATCTAATGTAAG TTCAAGCTTCTCTGAGAGGCAAAGGAAATGGAAGGAAGAATTGGTTGAAGAGCTTGACTGGAAGCGAG AGATGATGCGACAGGCCGGAATTGGAGGGAAGATAACATCACCAAAGGGGGATGGCAAATTTTAA
- the LOC114369905 gene encoding uncharacterized GPI-anchored protein At5g19250-like has product MVLPKFSPFSRLLLSSLVILLISYPVKCDDDEEDNLYQGINKYRASLNLKALTRNDNADCLAEKIADQFKKQPCTNTTGANTVPGTEPQFSNYPDLLSKCDLAISNTRDGNVMPACVPGLVPSLVLTNFTKSLYSDSLNDTKYTGIGIGSEDNWIVVVLTTNTPSGTFAPYSSDGANLISKPGLIYCSVLFLGYIFLL; this is encoded by the exons ATGGTGCTGCCCAAGTTCTCTCCGTTCTCACGGCTTCTCCTTTCTTCCCTTGTGATTCTCTTAATAAGCTATCCAGTTAAATGTGACGATG ATGAGGAAGACAATCTTTATCAGGGTATCAACAAGTATCGAGCATCGTTAAACTTGAAAGCTCTAACAAGGAATGACAATGCAGATTGCCTTGCTGAAAAAATAGCTGACCAATTCAAGAAACAACCCTGCACAAATACCACAGGTGCTAACACTGTACCTGGCACAGAGCCTCAGTTTTCTAACTATCCAGACCTTTTATCTAAGTGTGACTTGGCTATTTCCAACACAAGGGATGGAAATGTAATGCCTGCTTGTGTTCCTGGCCTGGTTCCAAGTCTTGTCCTCACTAATTTCACCAAATCTCTCTACTCTGATAGTCTCAATGACACAAAGTATAcaggaattggtattggttcagAAGATAACTGGATTGTTGTGGTCTTGACCACTAACACTCCTTCAGGAACCTTTGCTCCCTATAGTTCTGATGGTGCCAATTTGATTTCTAAACCTGGATTGATTTACTGCTCAGTGCTCTTCTTAGGTTACATTTTCCTGTTATGA
- the LOC114369754 gene encoding F-box/LRR-repeat protein At4g14096-like, translated as MADILLNLPSSIHFSNLKLLTLQYVVFPGYESTQRLFSGLPVLEELTLDSCCWLNFEIVTIALPMLKKLDIKENLSDHDNCQFFIIAENLNSFYYIDTLKNDYWIYNTLSLDWGLMGLCSTDDIGESSRLREVAKRAGRLRGISCAKELLLTPYAFEALAYSEYLCACMPVLYKVTYLDFFHRERR; from the exons ATGGCAGACATTTTGCTCAACCTTCCATCTTCCATTCACTTTTCGAATTTGAAGTTGTTGACTCTTCAGTATGTTGTTTTTCCTGGCTATGAGTCCACTCAACGACTATTTTCTGGCTTGCCTGTCCTGGAGGAGCTAACTTTGGATAGCTGCTGCTGgttgaattttgaaattgttACCATAGCTCTTCCCATGCTTAAGAAATtggatataaaagaaaatttatcagACCATGATAATTGTCAGTTCTTTATTATTGCAGAGAACCTCAACTCCTTTTATTACATTGATACACTCAAAAATGACTATTGGATCTATAACACCTTATCCCTTGATTGGGGATTAATGGGCTTGTGCAGCACTGATGACATTGGAGAGAGTAGCAGACTAAGAGAAGTTGCTAAAAGAGCTGGTAGGCTTAGAGGGATCTCTTGTGCGAAAGAACTATTGCTAACTCCTTATGCGTTTGAG GCTCTCGCATATTCTGAATATTTATGTGCCTGCATGCCTGTGTTATACAAAGTGACATATCTTGATTTCTTTCACCGGGAACGGCGATAA